The nucleotide window ACAAATATGTGCTTCATTATTGTGTACGACAATAATTTCGTCACCTACAATCATACGCATTACTTTACTAATATGGCGTGCATTATCATCAGTAATGATAAATTCTCCTTGTTCATTTTGTTGTTGCTTCACAAAATAACGCTGCATTCCCTTCACTCCTTCATAATATGAAAACAACAGCTGCTATTGGCAGCTGTTGCTTCACCTCGTGCTTTTTATGCAAGAAACACTTTATGGGCGTCTTGAAATAATTGCCACCCAGTCTTCCATCATTAATACTTCTTCAATGATAAAGCCGGATTGCTCAAGTGTTACCTTTACTTCATCTTTTTTGGCACCGATAATCCCTGAAGTGACGTATAGTCCTCCTGGTTTTACGATTGAAAAGGCATCGTCTGTAAATGACATAATGATTTCCGCTAAAATATTTGCAACAACTACGTCAGCCGGTTCTTTTACAGTATCTAGTAGATTACCATGGAAAACTTCTACAAGATGATCCATTTTATTTAAAGCGACATTTTCCCGTGCAGCTGTTACTGCTACTTCATCTAAATCAAGTGCGTGAACACTTTTAGCTCCAAGCATCGCTGCGCCAATTGAAAGGACTCCAGATCCTGTACCTACATCAACTACCGTATGCCCCTCTTGAATTACTTTTTCTAGTGCCTGTAAACACATAACCGTAGTTGGATGTGTCCCTGTACCAAAAGCCATACCTGGATCTAGTTCAATAATTAGTTCATCCGTACTTACTGGTTTGTAGTCTTCCCAAGTTGGCACAATTGTAAAGCGTTCAGAAATTTTTACTGGGTGGTAATATTGCTTCCAAGCTGTAGACCAATCCTCTTCATCTACTTCACATAGTGTAAGTACGTTTTCACCAATATTAATATCGAAATTTACAAGGTTAGCTATTGCAAGTTTAATTTCTTCAATCGTTTCAGCTAAAAAACTTGATGCAGATAAGTAAGCTTTCACAATGACACCTGTTTTTGGGAAATCCTCTGGGTTTAATGCATAAATTTCACCAAACTTATCGATTCTTTCCTTATCTAATTCCTTTGAATCCTCAATTACAACGCCACTTGCGCCTGCTTCATGTAAAATGTTTGTTATCGCATCTACTGCTTCATGTGTCGTTAAAACTGAAAGCTCTGTCCATTTCACTTGCAATTCACTCCTTTAATTAATCGCCTTTAATTTTTTTCTTAATTTTATCAAACAGTGAACTTCCTTGTTCTTCAGGAATATCGCCACTAATTTCAGCAAATTCTCTTAATAATTGCTTTTGCTTTTCTGTAAGTTTTGAAGGTGTTACTACTTTTACGATGACATATTGGTTCCCCATACCATAACCATGTACATTTTTTACACCTTTATCTTTAAGGCGGAATTGTGCACCTGATTGTGTACCTGCAGGGATTTTTAATTTAACTTTCCCATGAATTGTTGGCACTTCAATTTCATCACCGAGTGCAGCTTGTGGGAATGTTAAATTTAATTCATATAAAATATCATCGCCATCGCGCTCGAAATATTCGTGCTTACGAATCGAGAAGATAATGTATAAGTCACCTGCTGGACCACCATTAAATCCTGCTTCACCTTGACCTGCTACACGTAATTGTTGACCGTCATCCACACCTGCTGGAATCGTAATTTTAATTTTTTTCTTTTTCGTTACGCTACCCACACCTCGGCATGATGTACATTTCTCCACAATGATTTTCCCTTGCCCGCGGCAACTTGGACAAGAACGTTTATTGACCATACGGCCGAATGGAGTA belongs to Solibacillus sp. FSL R7-0682 and includes:
- the prmA gene encoding 50S ribosomal protein L11 methyltransferase; the protein is MKWTELSVLTTHEAVDAITNILHEAGASGVVIEDSKELDKERIDKFGEIYALNPEDFPKTGVIVKAYLSASSFLAETIEEIKLAIANLVNFDINIGENVLTLCEVDEEDWSTAWKQYYHPVKISERFTIVPTWEDYKPVSTDELIIELDPGMAFGTGTHPTTVMCLQALEKVIQEGHTVVDVGTGSGVLSIGAAMLGAKSVHALDLDEVAVTAARENVALNKMDHLVEVFHGNLLDTVKEPADVVVANILAEIIMSFTDDAFSIVKPGGLYVTSGIIGAKKDEVKVTLEQSGFIIEEVLMMEDWVAIISRRP
- the dnaJ gene encoding molecular chaperone DnaJ — translated: MSKRDYYEVLGLAKGASKDEIKKAYRKLSKQYHPDLNKDEGADEKFKEVAEAYEVLSDDQKRARYDQFGHEDPNAGFGGGGFGGSGFGGFEDIFSSFFGGSGRRQDPNAPRKGDDLQFRMNISFEEAVFGKETEIEIPKEETCDTCHGSGAKPGTQPQTCSQCNGAGQINQAVDTPFGRMVNKRSCPSCRGQGKIIVEKCTSCRGVGSVTKKKKIKITIPAGVDDGQQLRVAGQGEAGFNGGPAGDLYIIFSIRKHEYFERDGDDILYELNLTFPQAALGDEIEVPTIHGKVKLKIPAGTQSGAQFRLKDKGVKNVHGYGMGNQYVIVKVVTPSKLTEKQKQLLREFAEISGDIPEEQGSSLFDKIKKKIKGD